GAATTTTTCAACCCGGCGGGCCGTATCAATGATTTTTTGCTTGCCAGTGTAAAAAGGATGGCAATTAGAACAAATTTCCACGTGCATTTCTTTAAGGGTTGAGCCAACCTCAATCACATTACCGCACGAACAAATGATCTTAGCGTCTGAGTGATAGGTTGGGTGAATGCCTTTTTTCATAATGTCCAAAAGTGTATCAAGTAGTACTATTTTTGTCAATGCCTTTGAGGGGCGTAGAGAATTCCTTGACATATTTATATATCCATGCTATTCTCTTGACACCAAATTTAATTAATCCAAAAACACATACTCTCGCTCAACAATTCCTTGCTTGCCATGCCGAAGCTTAGGCGAAGGCTGGTCGAGTGCATTTGAGAGTAGAGGACTAAAGGAATTACCTATGCCAGATATCCCAAGCTTAATTGATTTATTAAAAGCCGGCGCGCATTTTGGCCACCGGCCAGCCAAGCGGCATCCTAAAATGTCGCCCTTTATTTTTGGCGTCAAAAGCGGTGTGCATATTATCAACGTTGAAATGACCCAGACCAAACTTAAAGAGGCGATGGATTACTTGGAAAATGTTGCAGCCCAAGGTGGTATGATATTATTTGTCGGCGCCAAAAAACAAGCTAAAGACATAATTAAAAAACATGCCGAGGCGTGCGGCATGCCCTATGTGACCGAACGCTGGCTTGGCGGTACGGTTACGAACTTTGACACCATCAGTAAACTTTTACAAAAGTATAACAAAATGGTTGACCAAAAGAAGTCCGGCGAATTAGGCAAGTACACTAAACGCGAACAGTTAGACATCACGCGAGAAATTGAAAAGCTCGGCGTAGCAGTCGGCGGCATCAAGGATATGAAGAAATTGCCCGATGCGCTTTATATTTGCGGCTTGAAAGAAGAAAAAACAGCGCTGCTTGAAGCAACCAAGAAAAAAATTCCGGTAGTGGCAATTACTGACACGAACACCAACCCGGATAAAGTTGCCTATCCCATTCCGGCGAATGACGATGCCGTGAAGGCAATTGAGTTAATTACCGGATTAATTTCCCAGGCGGTGGAAGCCGGAAGGCAAAAATATTTAGCTAAGAAGTCCATTGAAGATAAAAAAGTTGAAGAAGCTAAGTTAAAAGAAAAAGCAAATTCTTCGGCCGCCAGACAAGAAAAAGCCACCCCTAAAAAAAGTAAGCCGGCTGAAAAAAAAGTTCCGGCGAAATAAAATAAAGTTTTTTATGGCAATTGACACATCAACTATCAAACAACTCAGAGAACAAACCGGCGTTGGCGTGGCCGATGTTAAGTCGGCCCTGGAAGAAGCTCAAGGCGATACTCAAAAAGCGCTAGAAATTTTGAGAGTTAAAAGCGCAGTTAAAGCATCCAAAAAGGCGAGCCGCGAAGCCACCGAAGGTTTGGTGGCAAGTTACATTCACACCAACGGTAAAGTCGGCGTGTTAGTTGATGTCAGCTCAGAAACTGATTTTGTCGCCCGCAACGATGAGTTTAAGCAGCTGGTAAATGATATCGCTATGCACATCGCCGCCGCTGACCCACTTTATGTTAAGGCTGAAGATGTGCCCGCAGAAGTTTTAACCAAAGAAAAAGAAATTATAGCCGAACAGCTTAAAGAAGACGGGAAAACCGATGAGATGATTGCAAAAATAATGCCCGGAAAAATTGATAAGTATTATGAGGAAGTGTGTTTATTAAATCAGCCTTTTATCAAGGATGATTCAATGACCATTGCCCAGCTGATTGAACAAAAAATCGGCGCGTTGGGAGAGAAAATAGAAGTCAGACGTTTTGCGAGGTTTCAAAAGTAAATTTTTCAATTAATAAGTTAAGAGGCACTTGTGCCTCTTTTTTTGGTTGACTTTTATAGATAGGTAATTTAAATTTTATTCTTAAGAGGTGCCATGGTTTGTAATGGAAGGAGGGTCCATGGCTCGGAACCATAGGAACGGAAGATCTGAGAGGCGACGCGCACGCAAAGATGCGCGTAGGCGCGCGCGGCGCGCTAAGCGGAAGAAAAATAAGCCTACGCGTCAGTAGCGAGGCGTCAATTTTCCGTCACGGCAGGCATGTTCATTGCGAGCATGTCGGCCACTCAGTCTGTATATTGATTGCATGATGTGTTATACTATAGGATGTTTATAAATAAATTTTTTAATTAATATGTCAGTACGTATTGCAATTAATGGCTTTGGCCGAATTGGCCGCGCGGCATTGAAGGCCGCCTTGAATAATAAAAATCTTGAGGTAGTTGGGATTAATGATATTGTTGACAACAAAACTTTGGCGCATTTACTGCAATACGATACGGTTTACGGAGAATTTCCTGAAACAGTTCGAGCAACAAAAGATTCATTGATGATAGGCAAGAAAAAAATTCCGGTGAGTGAAGTTCGTAAACCTGAAAAATTGCCGTGGGGAAAATTAAAAGTTGACGTCGCGATTGAAAGTACTGGCGTATTCCGAAAAGCGGAAGATTTAAAAAAACATTTACAAGCCGGTGCCAAAAAGGTTTTACTGTCAGCTCCGGCTAAAAGCGGCGGTACTCAGACTTTAGTTTTTGGCACGCAAGAGACTAAAAAAAATCTTGGCCAGTCAGATATTGTTAATAACGCATCTTGTACTACTAACTGTATCTCGCCGGTAGTGCAAGTTTTGCATTCACGTTTTGGCGTTGAAAAGGCTTTAATGACAACAATTCACGGGTATACCTCGGATCAGCGTTTGGTCGACGCGCCGCATAAAGATTTGCGCCGCGCCAGGGCGGCGGCAGTGAATATAATACCCACAACGACAGGAGCGGCAATTGCCACCACGCACGTCATACCAGAGCTTAAAGGTTTGTTTGACGGCACAGCGATTAGAGTGCCGGTACCAGTTGGTTCAATTTCAGATATTACACTTTTACTTAAACGTAAAAAGGTGACGGTGAAACAAATCAACGATGAGTTTAAAAAGGCTGTTAATAATCCGCTTTATAAAAATATTTTGGAAATTACGAATAAACCAATTGTGAGTTCTGATATAGTGGGCAATCCGCATTCGGCGATTGTTGATCTTGAATTGACGCAAGTTGCCGGCGGCAATTTAGTTAAAGTCTTTGCCTGGTACGATAATGAGTGGGGGTATGCTAACCGGTTAGTAGAGATGGCCGAAGCCCTCGGTCGCCAAGCTTAGCTATGGCAACGGTTATCTTTGAAGAAAAAGTCCCTATCCATAGAATTTTTTCCGCCTTATTCACTTTGCTTGTGGCCGGCTCACTGTTAGCCTATTTTTATCCAAGCTTTTTAGGCGGGGAATTTAATGGCAATCAGGGCCGAACTTTTTTAATAGTTTTTGCTACGATAATTGCCCTAATCGGGTTGGCTTTTAATTCCTTGCGTATTGTTTTAACGGAGGAGTCTGTTAGTTTTGGATTTTCTATATTTAGAAAAAAAGTAGCCTTGCAAGACATCACATCCATTAAGGCTCAAAAATTTCGTTTTCGTGACTTTGGCGGCTATGGCATCCGCTTGGGCCGTCACAAAACTACTGGCTACATTGCCCATTCCAAAGACGGACTTAGAATTGAGACGACGGGCCGAAATTATTTTATTTCTAGCAATCGGGTGCAGGAGCTAACGCAGTTGCTTTCGGCTGCCGTAGACCAAGCCAAAAAAAGAGGTAGTCTGCGCTAATAGTAAGCAAGTTGCCATCCACAAAAAGCGGTGCTATAATTTTAACATGATAAAAGTTCAAGAATGGTTTAGCTTTGAATTTATGAAAATTATTCTTACACAGCAAGTAAGGTCTTTGGGCAAGCGAGGCGATGTCAAAGAGGTGTCTGATGGGTACGCCAGGAATTTTTTAATTCCCAAAGGCTTAGCCGCGCCGGCTACCCCACAAGCGGTCCAAGAAGTTGAAAGAAAAAAGAAAAAAGAAGCTAGAATCGCTGAAGTTGATTTGATTAAAACTGAAGAGCTGGCTAACAACTTAGACGGTAAGGCTTTTGAGATTAGCGCCAAAATTAACGAAGATGGGACATTATACGCAGCCATTTCTCCGGCCAAAATAGCCGCCGTGATTAAAAAAAACGGGCACAGCATTGCCGCAGATAATGTGATTATTAATGAACCGTTAAAAGAAGTTGGCGAGCACGAAGTTACTGTTTCACTCAATCACGGCCTTGAGGCGCGCGTAACTATCATTATCCATGGCGAAAACTAAAACTCATCGTTACATATTTGTGGTCGGGGGAGTCATGTCTGGTGTCGGCAAGGGTGTTGCGGCATCTAGCATTGGTAAAATTCTTCAAGCCCGCGGGTATAGCGTGACGGCGATAAAAATTGATCCGTACGTTAACGTCGACGCTGGCACCATGAATCCGACAGAGCACGGAGAAGTTTTTGTAACTGAAGATGGTGACGAAACTGATCAAGATATTGGTAATTACGAGCGTTTTTTAAATGTTGATATAATGCGTGATAATTACATGACCACCGGACGGGTGTATCAAAGCGTTATTCAAAAAGAACGTAACTTGGATTACAATGGCCAATGCGTGGAAGTAGTCCCGCATATCCCGCAAGAGGTTATCCGCCGGATTAAAAAAGCCAGCGCCAAAGCCAAAGCGGATTTTACAATTATTGAAATTGGCGGCACGGTAGGGGAGTATCAAAACATTTTATTTTTGGAAGCAGCCCGCATGATGAAAAACGAAACGCCGGATATGGTCAAGGTGGTAATGGTTAGTTATTTGCCGATACCTTTAAACGTTGGAGAGATGAAGACCAAGCCAACCCAATATGCCGTGAGAACTTTAAATTCGGCAGGTATTCAGCCGGATTTTCTTTTATGCCGCGCTGAACAACCCCTAGATAAGAAACGCAAAGAAAAGCTGCATATTTTTTGTAGCATTCCTGTTGACCATGTAATTTCCGCGCCGGATGTGGATAGTATTTATCAAATTCCGATTAATTTTGAAAAAGAAAAACTCAGCCTAAAATTACTTGATGAATTTAAGCTAAAAGCTAGAAAAAAGAATTTAGAAGATTGGCGGGCAATGGCCCGGCGCGCCGCCATTCAAAAACCCGAAGTTGCTATCGGCGTAGTCGGTAAGTATTTTGCGACCGGAGATTTTACCTTGTCTGATTCTTATATTTCTGTTATTGAAGCAGTCAAACACGCCGCCGCTGATAATAAAGTAAAAGCTAATTTAGTGTGGCTAGATGCTGAAGAAATTGAAAAGAAGGGGACCGGAGTGTTGAAAGATTTAGATGGCATTATAATACCACAAGGTTGGGGCTCGCGCGGCTCAGAAGGCAAGATTAAAGCGATTAAATACGCCCGGGAAAAAAAGGTACCATATTTTGGCTTATGCTATGGCATGCAAATGGCGGTCATTGAATTTGCTCGGAACGTAGCGAAGATGAAAGGTGCTAACTCTGAAGAAATTAATGCCAAAATCGCTTACCCGGTTATTCATATTATGCCCGAACAGCAGGAACTGTTGAAACAAAAACAATATGGCGGAACCATTCGCTTGGGCGCTTGGCCATGCAAATTAAAGAAGGGCAGTCGTATTCAAGAAATTTACAATAAAACCCGAGTGTCTGAAAGGCATCGCCACCGTTATGAAGTAAATAATAAGTTTAGATCTCGGTTAGAAAAGAAAGGTTTGGTGATAGCCGGAACTTCTCCGGACAATCAATTGGTTGAAGCGATTGAAATTAGCGACCATCCTTTTTTTATCGGGACTCAATTTCACCCCGAATACAAATCCCGTCCCTTAGCCCCGCATCCTTTATTTGTTGAATTTATTAAAGTGTGCTTGGCGACAAAATTGTAAATTAACATTTATAAAAATACTTTACCACCGGCAGACAGTGATGCCTGCCGGTGGTTTTGGTTCGCTGGGGCCTGGACAAAATTGGTTTGGTCCAAAAAGCTACCGGACCCCAGACGGGGATGGTAGCCGTTACCACGAGCGCGGTAACGAATATAGCCCCGAAGACTATCGTCCAGCAGCCAAGCGCAGCAGGAATAGCTAGCAAGTGCATCTGACACCCCTCCCTTTGTTTTAGAGCCTACCCCGAGATTTTGCCGAGGCGATTCATCAGGCGCTGTGCCTGTGGCCGCACTCGTTAAGATTAATTTCTAACACGTTTGATTTCTTATGTCAAAATAAAAAAACCGGCTAGTGCCGGAATTAAATTTCAAATAAGGGAGTTATTTTTTTGGAATGATATTAATGAATTTAGCCGATTCTAGCTTGCCAGTGTATTTCTTTATTTTTTTAGATGAAAATTTAACAATTCCATCAGTCACAGCAAATAAAGTATTGTCCTTGCCTTCGCGAACATTTAAGCCAGCCCTGACTGGCGTGCCATTTTGGCGTATTAAAATATTACCCGCCTTAGCTTCTTGGCCGGCGAATAATTTTACGCCTAAACGTTTTGATTGTGAGTCTCGCCCCAGGCGAGTACTACCGCCTGCTTTCTTATGTGCCATATAAAATAAAAAATAATGTGCCAATAATATACACCAAGGCCCTTCGCTTGTCAAGGCGCGTATTTCAATGTTATAGTCATTAGCGATAATTAATATAATTTTATGGGAGAAAAAATTAATTTTCCGAATATTTTTAGAGACTCCTTGGATGGGCCTAAGGGGCCTGGACGAGCAAAACGCAAGGATAATCTTTCGCCTCCAATAGTAGACAAACAGCCAGTCGATGAATTTCAGCAATCCTCACCTGAACGTAAACATCAAGAGCAGGTTCAAGACCAAACGGTAGAGAACCGTCTTAAAGGACGTACAAATATCCGGGCAGATCGCGAACCCAAGTTAGACAATAACCTCGCTCAAGAGCCCGGTAAGGGCGAAAACATTGATCGCTATGGTTAAATTTTTCCCTCTTTTGGTTATTTTTATTTTAGCGGGTTGTACACAAAAGGCGCCAAATATCTTAATTCATCAAAAAGACAGCCCGGCAAATACTAATTACGACACAAATTTACCCGTTATTGAAAGTGATCAAACTGTAAATGTTAAAGATGATGCAAGCCGGGAAGTAACTATTCCCGACAGCCCTAACGAAAAACCAGCCGTTGGAGTTGTTAATCCTAATAGTGAAGGTACGACTAAGGCAGCTCCAGGCAAGCCATTGGCCTCAGTTAGCTACCCTGTGCCATTTGCGCCGCAAGCTCCATACGCGGTTTGGGACGAAGTTCATGAGGAAACTTGTGAGGAAGCTTCCATGAAAATGGTCCAAGCTTATTTCGCGGGTGAGGACATAAGCGCGCATTTGATGGAGCAAAGCTTGATTAGCCAAGTTAAGTGGCAAGAGCAAAACGGCTACGGTGTTGATTTAACAGCTGATGAGGTGAAGCATATTTTAGAAAATTATTTTAACTTAAAAGCCGAGGTAACCCCCAATATTGACGCCATATCCTTAAAGAATTATTTAACTCAAGGTAAGCTTATAATAGTGCCAGCCGCCGGCAGGGAACTTGGCAATCCGTACTTTTCAGGCGCGGGGCCAATTTATCATATGTTAGTCATTCGCGGATATGATCAAACTCACTTTATTACTAATGATCCCGGCACTAAGCGCGGCGAAGGTTACCGCTACAAATACCAAACGTTAATTAACGCAATTCATGATTGGCCCAGGCATTTAGAAAATGACCAAGGCAAGGTGTCAGCTTCACAAATATTGCAGGGCCAAAAAGTTGTCGTCATTGTGGACAAGCCTTAGTTTGACACTCCTGAGGGAGGAAAGTATAATTTGTTTATGGCTAGTGATACATCAAAAATTGGCAAGGTCAAGGTGGTTCGCGATTTATGCATTGGCGCCGCTAGCTGCGTCGCTATCGCCCCTGACGCCTTTGAATTGGACGACCAAAATATCGCCGTGGTTAAAGAGCTAAAAACCACGGACCAAGAAACATTAATGTTAGCCGCTAAATCTTG
Above is a genomic segment from Candidatus Buchananbacteria bacterium CG10_big_fil_rev_8_21_14_0_10_42_9 containing:
- a CDS encoding 50S ribosomal protein L31 is translated as MKKGIHPTYHSDAKIICSCGNVIEVGSTLKEMHVEICSNCHPFYTGKQKIIDTARRVEKFSARQSKKTSAKTISKRAKRKAKDVAKAKRGSRVKKEKAPAKEK
- the rpsB gene encoding 30S ribosomal protein S2: MPDIPSLIDLLKAGAHFGHRPAKRHPKMSPFIFGVKSGVHIINVEMTQTKLKEAMDYLENVAAQGGMILFVGAKKQAKDIIKKHAEACGMPYVTERWLGGTVTNFDTISKLLQKYNKMVDQKKSGELGKYTKREQLDITREIEKLGVAVGGIKDMKKLPDALYICGLKEEKTALLEATKKKIPVVAITDTNTNPDKVAYPIPANDDAVKAIELITGLISQAVEAGRQKYLAKKSIEDKKVEEAKLKEKANSSAARQEKATPKKSKPAEKKVPAK
- the tsf gene encoding elongation factor Ts (EF-Ts; functions during elongation stage of protein translation; forms a dimer; associates with EF-Tu-GDP complex and promotes exchange of GDP to GTP resulting in regeneration of the active form of EF-Tu), producing the protein MAIDTSTIKQLREQTGVGVADVKSALEEAQGDTQKALEILRVKSAVKASKKASREATEGLVASYIHTNGKVGVLVDVSSETDFVARNDEFKQLVNDIAMHIAAADPLYVKAEDVPAEVLTKEKEIIAEQLKEDGKTDEMIAKIMPGKIDKYYEEVCLLNQPFIKDDSMTIAQLIEQKIGALGEKIEVRRFARFQK
- the gap gene encoding type I glyceraldehyde-3-phosphate dehydrogenase; protein product: MSVRIAINGFGRIGRAALKAALNNKNLEVVGINDIVDNKTLAHLLQYDTVYGEFPETVRATKDSLMIGKKKIPVSEVRKPEKLPWGKLKVDVAIESTGVFRKAEDLKKHLQAGAKKVLLSAPAKSGGTQTLVFGTQETKKNLGQSDIVNNASCTTNCISPVVQVLHSRFGVEKALMTTIHGYTSDQRLVDAPHKDLRRARAAAVNIIPTTTGAAIATTHVIPELKGLFDGTAIRVPVPVGSISDITLLLKRKKVTVKQINDEFKKAVNNPLYKNILEITNKPIVSSDIVGNPHSAIVDLELTQVAGGNLVKVFAWYDNEWGYANRLVEMAEALGRQA
- the rplI gene encoding 50S ribosomal protein L9, whose product is MIKVQEWFSFEFMKIILTQQVRSLGKRGDVKEVSDGYARNFLIPKGLAAPATPQAVQEVERKKKKEARIAEVDLIKTEELANNLDGKAFEISAKINEDGTLYAAISPAKIAAVIKKNGHSIAADNVIINEPLKEVGEHEVTVSLNHGLEARVTIIIHGEN
- a CDS encoding CTP synthase, which produces MAKTKTHRYIFVVGGVMSGVGKGVAASSIGKILQARGYSVTAIKIDPYVNVDAGTMNPTEHGEVFVTEDGDETDQDIGNYERFLNVDIMRDNYMTTGRVYQSVIQKERNLDYNGQCVEVVPHIPQEVIRRIKKASAKAKADFTIIEIGGTVGEYQNILFLEAARMMKNETPDMVKVVMVSYLPIPLNVGEMKTKPTQYAVRTLNSAGIQPDFLLCRAEQPLDKKRKEKLHIFCSIPVDHVISAPDVDSIYQIPINFEKEKLSLKLLDEFKLKARKKNLEDWRAMARRAAIQKPEVAIGVVGKYFATGDFTLSDSYISVIEAVKHAAADNKVKANLVWLDAEEIEKKGTGVLKDLDGIIIPQGWGSRGSEGKIKAIKYAREKKVPYFGLCYGMQMAVIEFARNVAKMKGANSEEINAKIAYPVIHIMPEQQELLKQKQYGGTIRLGAWPCKLKKGSRIQEIYNKTRVSERHRHRYEVNNKFRSRLEKKGLVIAGTSPDNQLVEAIEISDHPFFIGTQFHPEYKSRPLAPHPLFVEFIKVCLATKL
- a CDS encoding 50S ribosomal protein L27, whose amino-acid sequence is MAHKKAGGSTRLGRDSQSKRLGVKLFAGQEAKAGNILIRQNGTPVRAGLNVREGKDNTLFAVTDGIVKFSSKKIKKYTGKLESAKFINIIPKK
- a CDS encoding ferredoxin; the encoded protein is MASDTSKIGKVKVVRDLCIGAASCVAIAPDAFELDDQNIAVVKELKTTDQETLMLAAKSCPTKAIIVESEEGKQLFP